Within the Sphingobacteriales bacterium genome, the region AAGGTGCTTGGAAACCCAACCCCATTCAATGGGACAACGGCTATTTTGAAACACTTTTTGGTTTTGAATGGAAATTGGTAAAAAGCCCTGCCGGCGCACATCAATGGATACCTACCGACGAATCCGCCGCCAACTTAGTGCCCGATGCCCACGACCCTGCCAAACGCCACGCCCCTATTATGACCACCGCCGATTTAGCGTTGCGTATGGATCCTGTCTATGAACCTATTTCAAGACGTTTCCTTGAAAATTTTGATGAATTTGCCGATGCTTTTGCAAGAGCTTGGTTCAAACTCACACACCGCGATATGGGACCTCGCTCCCGTTATTTGGGTTCCGAAGCACCGCAAGAAGTACTCATTTGGCAAGACCCCGTACCTGCCCTCAACCACGAACTTATCAATAATGAAGATATTGCAGCTTTAAAAGGAAAAATTTTAAATGCAGGTTTGAGCATTTCGGAATTGGTGGCTACGGCTTGGGCTTCTGCTGCTACTTTCAGAGGTTCTGATATGCGCGGCGGAGCCAACGGAGCGCGTATTCGCTTAACACCTCAAAAATATTGGGAAGTAAATAATCCCGCACAATTGGGCAAAGTACTCGCTGCACTTGAGCGTATCCAACAAGAATTTAATCAGGCACAAAGCGGCAATAAGCGCGTTTCTTTGGCTGATTTGATTGTGCTGGGCGGCGGAGCAGCTATTGAAAAAGCAGCACAAGCAGCAGGTTATGCCGTGAACGTTCCTTTTACAGCCGGACGCACCGATGCTTCGCAGGAGCAAACTGATGTAGAATCTTTTGCGGTATTAGAGCCAAAAGCAGATGCTTTCCGCAATTATAAAAACCAAAAATATACACAAAGTGCCGAAGAAATGATGATAGACAAAGCGCAGTTGCTCAATCTCACCGCACCCGAAATGACGGCTTTGGTGGGTGGTATGCGCGTATTGGATACCAACTACAACGGCTCTAAAAATGGCGTATTTACACATCGCCCACAAACACTCAGCAACGACTTCTTTATCAATTTGTTGGATATGCGTACTTCTTGGAAAGCAGTTTCCGAAAGCGGCGATTTGTTTGAAGGCACTGACCGAACCACCGGCAAAGTAAAATGGACAGCCACCCGCGCCGATTTGATATTCGGTTCTAATTCGGAATTGCGTGCTTTGGCAGAAATTTACGGCTCTTCGGATAGTCAGGAAAAATTTGTCCGCGATTTTGTACAAGCGTGGGCAAAAGTGATGAACTTAGACCGTTTTGATTTAAAATAATTGATTTTTCAGACATAAAAAAAACGGAGCTTACGATATTGAAATACTTTTTTCATAGGTTTGCTTATAGATTTGTAAAGTGCAAAAGCCCCAAAACGGGGCTTTTGTTTTTTTTGTATATTTTTAATTTTTAAAATTTGTTGCAAAATAATTTTTTATCAAAGGAATACTGCTCTGCTTTTTATATATCGGATTTACTGAAAATTTATCGTTATTTTTACAAAAAAAAACGCTGTTTTGAATTTATCATCATTTTCGGGCATTTGTTTGGAAGATTTGGAGCGCGTGAGCCTGCAAAGTCGCAGCGACTCCAAGTTTTTGCTGCACCGCCGCCAATTGGAAGAAATTTTGCCCGTACTCACTGCTCATTATCATATTCTTGATATGGAGGGGCGGCGCATTTTTGATTACGAAAGCATTTATTTTGATACACCCGATATGATGTTGTATTTGCAGCATCACAATGGACACCGCCAACGCTACAAAGTGCGCTATCGCCGTTATGCCAATTCAGGTTTGTGTTTTTTTGAAGTAAAATTGAAGCGCAGCAGTGGCAAAATGTTAAAAAGAAGAATTCAGGTTGCCCACATCGGTACTGCTCTTGAAGAAAACGCTGCCGCACTGCTTTCGGAGCAAGCCCCCGAATGGCTGCCCCGCTTGCAGCCGATGCTGCAAATTGACTATCGCCGCCTCACCTTCACCGACCACCAATTTACGGAACGCGCCACCATTGATATTGATCTCAACTTCCGGCTGCCGCAAAATACTGCTGCTGCCGTAGCCTACCCCGATTTGGTAATTGTAGAACTCAAACAAGAAAAACAAGCCCGCCATTCTTTCATCAGCCAAGCACTGCACGACCTTCATATCACAGAAAGTGGTTTGAGCAAATATTGCCTCGGTATTTGCCATTTATATCCACATATCAAGCAAAACGAATTTAAAAAAAGTTTTCGCCGCTTGGAGCAGGTTTTTGAAACTTCTTTGCCGTAAAAATCTTAATTTTCGGTAAGAGCCGCTTCTAATTTTTCGGCTTCTTCGGCTTTGATTTCATCTTTTTCAACACGCAAATTACTGATG harbors:
- the katG gene encoding catalase/peroxidase HPI; the protein is MSNSIEKCPFHNGKLNVVKGTNNSDWWPNQLNLGVLRQHSSLSNPMDKDFDYAEAFKSLDLAAVKQDIYDLMVTSQDWWPADYGHYGPLFIRMAWHSAGTYRISDGRGGAGTGNQRFAPVNSWPDNANLDKARMLLWPVKQKYGNKISWADLMILAGNCALESMGFKTFGFAGGRADIWEPEQDIYWGAETEWLGDKRYSGDRELENPLAAVQMGLIYVNPEGPNGNPDPVASGKDIRETFARMAMNDEETVALVAGGHTFGKCHGAASASFVEREPEAAGIELQGLGWKNNFNSGAGLHAITSGIEGAWKPNPIQWDNGYFETLFGFEWKLVKSPAGAHQWIPTDESAANLVPDAHDPAKRHAPIMTTADLALRMDPVYEPISRRFLENFDEFADAFARAWFKLTHRDMGPRSRYLGSEAPQEVLIWQDPVPALNHELINNEDIAALKGKILNAGLSISELVATAWASAATFRGSDMRGGANGARIRLTPQKYWEVNNPAQLGKVLAALERIQQEFNQAQSGNKRVSLADLIVLGGGAAIEKAAQAAGYAVNVPFTAGRTDASQEQTDVESFAVLEPKADAFRNYKNQKYTQSAEEMMIDKAQLLNLTAPEMTALVGGMRVLDTNYNGSKNGVFTHRPQTLSNDFFINLLDMRTSWKAVSESGDLFEGTDRTTGKVKWTATRADLIFGSNSELRALAEIYGSSDSQEKFVRDFVQAWAKVMNLDRFDLK
- a CDS encoding polyphosphate polymerase domain-containing protein, producing MNLSSFSGICLEDLERVSLQSRSDSKFLLHRRQLEEILPVLTAHYHILDMEGRRIFDYESIYFDTPDMMLYLQHHNGHRQRYKVRYRRYANSGLCFFEVKLKRSSGKMLKRRIQVAHIGTALEENAAALLSEQAPEWLPRLQPMLQIDYRRLTFTDHQFTERATIDIDLNFRLPQNTAAAVAYPDLVIVELKQEKQARHSFISQALHDLHITESGLSKYCLGICHLYPHIKQNEFKKSFRRLEQVFETSLP